The stretch of DNA GTTTGCCTGTGTGCAAACCCCGGCGCAGGAAGACATCCAGGCCGAAGACCTGCGTCTCGACGCCCTGGCCGCGTCGGAGGAAACGGACGGCGAGCTGGACCTCAATGACGCGCCCGTGCCCCAGCCGGGTGTACCGGCCCTGCACGACATTGACGACCTGCGCGCCGCCGCGCAGGAATTCGAAGCCGCCGTAATCAGCGCACGCCTGCGCCAGTACGGCGGCAACCGGGCCCAGGCGGCGGAAAGCCTGGGGCTGCCAAAACGCACGCTGGCCCACAAGTGCCAGAAGTTCAACGTATCGGAGGCCGGATGACCACGCGTCCGCGTTTATTGATGTTTGTCGCGGCCCTGGCTGCCGTATCCGGAATCACCCACGCCGCTGGCTCAGATCGCGCCGATGGCACAGATCACGCCAAGGTCAGCGGAGGCGACACCCTGACAGCGGCCCAGGCCTGCACCGCCAAGGTCGCGCGCCTGGAGCGCCTGGCCTGTTTCGACGACGTGTTCGACACGCCGGTGCGCACCCTGGAAGAGCAGCAGGCCGCGCTGCCAGCGAAGAAGCCCGCAGTATGGGTGGCCGCCTACGCCCAGGAACAGGCCCGCACGCCGGACGACAATGCCCTGCAGCACGACGGCGACGCCGGCAAGCTGGTCACCGTGCCGGCGCTGGGTGCCGTGCCGCCGCGCCCGCTGCTGACGGTGCGCTGCCACAACGACATTACCCGCTTCGCGCTGATGCTGCCCAAGGCCAGTACGGCGGAGCGGGTGCCCCTGGAGCTGGACGCCGACGGCCGCGTGCAGGCACAGACCTGGCGCGTGCGCGACGACGGCTACGTGATCAGCGGCGGGCGCGGGTTGCCGGCGATCCGCACCGTACGCCAACTGGTCAATGCGCAGCGGCTGACGCTGCACAGCGATGAATCCGCCCTGGACGGACTCATGTTCGACCTCAGTGGCTTCCGTCAAGCCCTGGCGCCGCTGCGCGCCGAGTGCGGCTGGTAAACCGACCCGAACGAACAGGACGTTGGCAACGATGCAGGCAGTAGAACAACATCCCTATGTCGAACCGGTGCTCTCGCCGCTGGCAGGGGAGTCGCCCCAGGGCCAGTTGCTGGAAGAAGACCCGACGCTGGAATTCCTCGACGGCGAGATCATGAAAATGGGCTCCCTGTCCCACGGCGAGATCGAGTGGGACAAGGTGGAGCAGGAAGCGCTGCGGCTGCTGTCGGACATCTCCAAGGATCTCAAGGTGCTGGGCTTCCTGCTGCTTGCGCTGCAGCGCGGCGGCAGCGGCGAACGCTTCGCCCTGTCCATCCACCTGCTGTGCGAGGTGATGCAGGGCTGGTGGACCGACGCTTGGCCCTATCCCGGCGCCAAGGGCGCGCGCCCGCGCAAGATGATGTTCGCCCAGATGATGCAGCGCGCCGGCGCGGAAGTGGGGCGTCTGAGTTTCGACAGCGCCGTAGGCGACGGCCGCCAGTTCTGCCTGGACCGGCTGGACCGCCTCAAGGCGCTGGCGGAGGCCGACTCACTGGCCACCGACGGCATCGATGACCTGCGCCACGCCATCACCAACCTGCCGGAAGTGGGGCAGGTGGCCGAAGCGCCGGCGGCGCCCGCGAGCACCCAGGAAACGCCGGCCCGACGCGGCGGCGCGGCGACCACGTCCTCCGGCGCGTCCGGCAGCCTGGGCAGCGTGACCCTCGACCCCAAGGACGAGCGCGCCACTCGTCAGAGCCTGCTGCGCGTCGCGGACCTGCTGACGGACCTAGAACCGGGCTCGCCGCTGGGCTACCAGATGCGCCGTTTCGCCATCTGGTACAACATCACCGCCACCCCGCCGGCGCGCAAGGGCGGCCGAAGCGACCTGGCGGCGGTCAGCTCCGACCGGGTGTCGGAATACCGCGAGAGCCTGGGGCGCGGCGTGGACATGAACCTCTGGGGCCGCATCGAGCAGAGCCTGTCAGTCAGCCCGTTCTGGCTGGAAGGGCATTACCTCAGCGCCCAGGCCGCCGAGCAGACCGGCCACCCCAAGTGCGCCGAAGCCATTCGCAACGCCCTCAAGGGGTTCATCGACCGCCTGCCCGCGCTGGCGGACATGACCTTCTCCGACGGCTCGCCGTTCTTGCCCAAACCGGTGCGTGAGTGGTTGCTGACCAGCTCGCCCGGCGGCGCCGGCAAGCAGGGGCGCGGTGCCGACTGGCACAAGGCCTACGAAAACGCCCAGGACGTGCTCAAGCAGGACGGTCTGGCGCCGGCCATGAAACTGCTGGAAGACGGGCTCAGCAAGGCCAAGGAACCGCGCGCCCAGTTCTACTGGCGCCTGATGAGCGCCGAGCTGCTGCGCGACAGCGGCATGAAGGCGCTGGCCAAGCAGCAGTTCGGCGACCTGAAGCAGCAGGCGTCCGGCCGCACACTGGAAGACTGGGAGCCGTCGCTGGTGGCGCATCTGGAGCGACTCACCTGATGACACCGACACGCACATGGACAACCGTTTCAACCGGGGGCGCCACCGCGTCGCCGCACAGGGAAAGCAGGAAGTAAAGGCATGGATATCCGTAGCACGTTAGTCAAGATCGGCAAGAAGCTCTGGCCGTTCATCCGTACCGGCGGCCCGATTGTGCTGGCCCTGGGCTTCGGCCTGCTGGTGGCCGCCATCTGGTGGCTGGGGCCAACCTGGGAGTGGCGCGAACAGACGCCGCTGGCCAGTTGGCAGACCCGTGCCCTGGCCACCCTGGGGCTGGTGCTGATCGTCGCCGTCCTGTGGGGATGGATCCTGTCGCGTCGCCTGAAGAAGGTGGACCAGGCCCAGTCCGAGGCCCGCGAGGAGGAAGAGGACCCGATCCTGGTGTACGAGCGCCGCCAGACCCGGCTGCTCAACCGCAACCTGGCGTCCCTGCGCGACAACATCCGCGGCCGCAACCGCATCTACCGTCTGCCGTGGTACCTGGCGATGGGCCTGGAGGACGCCGGCAAGACCAGCCTGATCCAGCGGTCCGGCCAGACCTTCACCCTGACCAACGTGACCCGCAACCGCCAGACCGAGCGCAACCCGCTCGGCTTCGAGTGGTGGATCAGCGACGACGCCGTGGTGATCGACCCCGACGGTGAGCTGATGAGCCAGGACGGCGGTTCCGCCAACGGCGGCAGCATCCAGCAACGTCTCTGGAAGCACTTTATCGCCTGGCTGGAAGAGAGCCGCCCGCGCCGGCCGCTCAACGGCGTGATCCTGACCATCGACCTCGCCTACCTGAGCTCCCTGGGCGAGGCTGAGCGCCGCACCCAGGCGGTGGTCCTGCGTACCCGCCTGCGCGAACTGATGGAGCAGATCGGCTCGCGCCTGCCGGTCTACGTCAGCTTCACCAAGCTGGACATGTTGCACGGCTTCACCGCCTTTTTCCGCAAGCTCAACAAAGCCGAGCGCGAGAAGCCGCTGGGCTTCACCTTCGAGCTGGAATCCCTGCAGGATCCGGATCAGTGGCTGGATCAGTTCGAGGCGGCGTTCCACAAGCTGGTGGACCAGGTCAACGCCCGCGTGCCGCAGTTGATGTCCGAGAGCCGCGAGCCGGAAGAGCGCGCCGCGATCTACTCCTTCAGCCGCCAGATCTCCGGCCTGATGCCCATCGTCCAGCAGTTCCTGACCGAAATGCTGGCGGCGGACGCCTTCTCCACCCCGGCGCTGGTGCGCGGCGTCTACTTCACCTCCGTCTACCAGGAAGGGGTGCCCGAGGACGCCTTCATCTCAGCCACCGCGCGCCACTATGGCCTGGCCGACGCCATCCAGCCGGCCCAGCGCAGCGGCCAGTCGATGACCTATTTCAGCGAGAAGCTGTTCCCGGAAATCATCTATCCCGAGGCGGGGCTGGCCGGTGACAACGTGCGCGTCACCAAGCAGCGTCGCCGCAACCTGGTGACCGTGGCCGTGGCGGCCGTAGTGGCGGGCCTGGGCCTGAGCGCCGGCTGGCAGCACTACTTCGTCAAGAACGCCGACGCCGCCCAGATGGTGGTGGACCGGGTGCACGGCTTCCTCGACAACTACCAGCCCGCCGGCCAGGAGCGCGACACCACCGGCCGCAACCTGCTGGAACCACTGGACCAGCTGCGCGCCGCCACCCTGGCGTTCGGCGACTACCGCAACCAGTGGCCGCTGGTCGCCGACATGGGCCTGTACCAGGGCGACGTGGTCGGCCCGGAAGTCGATAAGTCCTATCTCGACATGCTCAGCTACCAGTTCCTGCCGGCGCTGATGTCGGGCGTGATGCACGAGATGAATCAGTTGCCCGAGGGCAGCGCCGACCGTCTGGCGCACCTGCGCGTGCTGCGCATGCTGTACGACGCCAGCGGCCGTCGTAACGACATCGTCGACGACTACATGGCGCGCTACTGGCAGACCAAGTTCCCGGGGCAGCGTTCGGTGCAGGACCGCCTGAACAACCACCTGGAATACGCCATGAACTACACCGACCTGGCGGATCGCCAGGCTCACGGTGACGTGGCCGCCGACACCGCCCTGGCGCCGTTCCAGAACAGCGTCAAATGGGCCCAGGACGAGCTGGGCCAGATGGCCACGCCGGATCGGGTCTACGATCAGCTGCGCCATCGCGGCCGCCTCGACCTGTCCGCGCCGCTGGATCTGCGGGCCCTGGGCGGGCCGGCGTTTCAGCTGGTGTTCTCGGAAGTGCAGGACGGCCCGCAGGCCACTGACAGCGCCATGGACGTGGACAGCGATCCGCTGCGCATCCCGCGTATGCTCACCGGCGACGGCATGAAGAACTACTTCGTGCGCGAATCCGAGGAGATCACCGAGCTGGCCCTGGTGGACGCCTGGGTACTGGGCCGTCGCGCCGATGTCGATTTCAGCAAGGCCGACGAACAGCAACTGCAGGGTGAGCTTCGCAAACACTACGCGGAGGATTACGCCCAGTCCTGGCGCGGAGCACTCAACCACGTAGCCATCCGCGACTTCGAGGATCTCAACGATGGCGTGCGCGTGCTGGAAAACCTGACCGGCACCCGCCAGCCGATGGTGGAGCTGCTGTCGGAAGTGAACGCCAACACCCAGATCTACCCGCCGCAGACCCAGCTGCCGGAAGAGCAGCGCGAGGCGTTGGTGAACTCGCCGGCGTACCGCATGGCGCAGAACATCGAGCAGCAGTTTGAAGGCCTGCACGGCCTGTTCCTGAAGGACGGCGACGCGCC from Marinobacter bohaiensis encodes:
- the tssA gene encoding type VI secretion system protein TssA, with product MQAVEQHPYVEPVLSPLAGESPQGQLLEEDPTLEFLDGEIMKMGSLSHGEIEWDKVEQEALRLLSDISKDLKVLGFLLLALQRGGSGERFALSIHLLCEVMQGWWTDAWPYPGAKGARPRKMMFAQMMQRAGAEVGRLSFDSAVGDGRQFCLDRLDRLKALAEADSLATDGIDDLRHAITNLPEVGQVAEAPAAPASTQETPARRGGAATTSSGASGSLGSVTLDPKDERATRQSLLRVADLLTDLEPGSPLGYQMRRFAIWYNITATPPARKGGRSDLAAVSSDRVSEYRESLGRGVDMNLWGRIEQSLSVSPFWLEGHYLSAQAAEQTGHPKCAEAIRNALKGFIDRLPALADMTFSDGSPFLPKPVREWLLTSSPGGAGKQGRGADWHKAYENAQDVLKQDGLAPAMKLLEDGLSKAKEPRAQFYWRLMSAELLRDSGMKALAKQQFGDLKQQASGRTLEDWEPSLVAHLERLT
- the vasI gene encoding type VI secretion system-associated protein VasI — encoded protein: MTTRPRLLMFVAALAAVSGITHAAGSDRADGTDHAKVSGGDTLTAAQACTAKVARLERLACFDDVFDTPVRTLEEQQAALPAKKPAVWVAAYAQEQARTPDDNALQHDGDAGKLVTVPALGAVPPRPLLTVRCHNDITRFALMLPKASTAERVPLELDADGRVQAQTWRVRDDGYVISGGRGLPAIRTVRQLVNAQRLTLHSDESALDGLMFDLSGFRQALAPLRAECGW
- the tssM gene encoding type VI secretion system membrane subunit TssM: MDIRSTLVKIGKKLWPFIRTGGPIVLALGFGLLVAAIWWLGPTWEWREQTPLASWQTRALATLGLVLIVAVLWGWILSRRLKKVDQAQSEAREEEEDPILVYERRQTRLLNRNLASLRDNIRGRNRIYRLPWYLAMGLEDAGKTSLIQRSGQTFTLTNVTRNRQTERNPLGFEWWISDDAVVIDPDGELMSQDGGSANGGSIQQRLWKHFIAWLEESRPRRPLNGVILTIDLAYLSSLGEAERRTQAVVLRTRLRELMEQIGSRLPVYVSFTKLDMLHGFTAFFRKLNKAEREKPLGFTFELESLQDPDQWLDQFEAAFHKLVDQVNARVPQLMSESREPEERAAIYSFSRQISGLMPIVQQFLTEMLAADAFSTPALVRGVYFTSVYQEGVPEDAFISATARHYGLADAIQPAQRSGQSMTYFSEKLFPEIIYPEAGLAGDNVRVTKQRRRNLVTVAVAAVVAGLGLSAGWQHYFVKNADAAQMVVDRVHGFLDNYQPAGQERDTTGRNLLEPLDQLRAATLAFGDYRNQWPLVADMGLYQGDVVGPEVDKSYLDMLSYQFLPALMSGVMHEMNQLPEGSADRLAHLRVLRMLYDASGRRNDIVDDYMARYWQTKFPGQRSVQDRLNNHLEYAMNYTDLADRQAHGDVAADTALAPFQNSVKWAQDELGQMATPDRVYDQLRHRGRLDLSAPLDLRALGGPAFQLVFSEVQDGPQATDSAMDVDSDPLRIPRMLTGDGMKNYFVRESEEITELALVDAWVLGRRADVDFSKADEQQLQGELRKHYAEDYAQSWRGALNHVAIRDFEDLNDGVRVLENLTGTRQPMVELLSEVNANTQIYPPQTQLPEEQREALVNSPAYRMAQNIEQQFEGLHGLFLKDGDAPTQMEEVQKVLGSLHDYLRSIQESPDSGKAALAAARDRLTLEGADPIFTLQRMARGMPAPVDRMLDKVAAESWRVVLDQAIAQLERQWYDEVYQPFQQNLARNYPFSSNAGRDAALQDFERFFAPDGTLDTFYKDKLKLFLEDHPEHVSLGKRATLIRRDVMAAIDQAERIRQAFFTRKGSLDVEFALEPVNLSSNKRRSVMNVDGQLVEFSHGPRQSIPLIWPNTLRDSVESEVTLVPVEVNRSPRSQIARGPWAFFRLLDKADITGVSASAVDVKFNLDGGSVQYRLHAAGGVNPFTQQMLAGYEVPRSLY